Proteins encoded by one window of Tunturibacter psychrotolerans:
- a CDS encoding heme exporter protein CcmB produces the protein MKYLRHVWDHLRKDLRLEWRSRDSINGMLFFALLVVVVFGLAFDPTSYPTMTRQISGGILWVALLFASITALNQSWAREQRNNVLEAQRMAPSPASALFLGKALANMLFVLVVEAVLAPIFIVFFNLHALGNVWLLALILPLGTWALVVNGTFFAALGLRARNRELLLPLLLLPISLPALLAMVQATTGVLTADLDPIQIGTWIKQLLGYDIIFTTVCILLFETVLNAE, from the coding sequence ATGAAGTATCTCCGGCACGTCTGGGACCACCTCCGCAAAGACCTCCGCCTCGAGTGGCGCTCCCGCGACTCCATCAACGGCATGCTCTTCTTCGCCCTGCTGGTAGTCGTGGTCTTCGGCCTCGCCTTCGACCCCACCAGCTACCCCACCATGACCCGCCAGATCTCCGGTGGCATCCTCTGGGTGGCCCTCCTCTTCGCCTCCATCACCGCCCTCAACCAATCCTGGGCACGCGAGCAACGCAACAACGTCCTCGAGGCCCAGCGTATGGCCCCCTCGCCCGCCTCCGCCCTCTTCCTCGGCAAAGCCCTCGCCAACATGCTCTTCGTCCTCGTTGTAGAGGCGGTGCTGGCCCCCATCTTCATCGTATTTTTCAATCTCCACGCCCTCGGCAACGTCTGGCTCCTCGCTCTGATCCTGCCTCTTGGTACCTGGGCTCTCGTCGTCAACGGCACCTTCTTCGCTGCTCTCGGCCTTCGCGCTCGCAACCGCGAACTTCTCCTCCCGCTCCTGCTCCTGCCCATCTCCCTCCCGGCTCTGCTGGCCATGGTCCAAGCCACCACCGGAGTCCTGACCGCCGACCTGGACCCGATCCAGATCGGCACCTGGATCAAGCAACTCCTCGGTTACGACATCATCTTCACCACGGTCTGCATTCTGCTCTTCGAGACCGTCCTGAACGCCGAATGA
- the ybaK gene encoding Cys-tRNA(Pro) deacylase, which yields MKPPAAAKTNAARLLDTLGIPYELRTYEVDPEDLTAISVARKIGLPPEQVFKTLLAHTNTGEHVFAIIPGDAELDLKKLAQAAKAKKTELASLKEVEPLTGYIRGGVTVMGAKKTFPAYADETIELFDQISVSAGQRGLQLLLAPSDYIRAADATLADLTKDIAKA from the coding sequence GTGAAGCCCCCCGCCGCCGCCAAAACCAACGCCGCCCGCCTCCTCGACACCCTCGGCATCCCCTACGAGCTGCGTACCTACGAAGTCGATCCCGAGGATCTCACCGCCATCTCGGTAGCCCGCAAGATAGGCCTCCCCCCCGAACAGGTCTTCAAAACCCTCCTAGCCCACACGAACACGGGCGAACACGTCTTCGCCATCATCCCGGGCGACGCCGAACTGGACCTCAAAAAACTTGCCCAAGCCGCGAAGGCAAAAAAGACCGAACTAGCCTCCCTCAAAGAAGTAGAGCCGCTCACGGGCTACATCCGAGGCGGAGTCACCGTGATGGGAGCGAAGAAGACCTTCCCTGCCTACGCGGACGAGACCATCGAACTCTTCGACCAGATCTCCGTCTCCGCCGGTCAGCGCGGTCTCCAACTCCTGCTCGCACCCTCCGACTACATCCGGGCCGCCGACGCTACCCTCGCAGATCTCACCAAGGACATCGCGAAGGCATGA
- a CDS encoding beta-propeller fold lactonase family protein — protein MPTPRRSSFRISIVAAFAILLALFGCHRNRFPDVPAGYREYAYVSNAGSNTVTVLDLVYLRQDRTLQVGTDPTKMAVNPTRNEVYVANAQSGTISVINADANRVVATIAVRHRPSFITVEPTGHRAYVANYGSNSVSIVDLDLRREVSVAGAGEQPVQVHISPDGRTLVVTNHGSNSVSVFDLIPYSAGSPASASVTHLRSTFSGCPGAADTVILPDSSKAFVACSAGHQVMALGLAAAPGSWAAKQNPSLTADRMLALLDVGKMPVHLAMKPDGGEIFVSNFDSDSFSEIATWTNEVGGTYSIGNKPVRGIVSRDNSTLWVANSGADSIGLYSIDDGKLAGSVRTGSSPDALAFSADEHLLLVADTHSGDIAVIRTEGKQGPALFTILPAGISPNDIVVKALREK, from the coding sequence GTGCCAACGCCCCGCCGCTCTTCATTTCGGATCTCAATCGTCGCAGCATTCGCGATCCTCCTCGCCCTCTTCGGCTGCCATAGGAACCGTTTTCCTGACGTTCCAGCGGGTTATCGGGAGTACGCATACGTCAGCAATGCGGGATCGAATACGGTCACCGTACTTGATCTTGTCTACCTTCGTCAGGACCGCACGCTCCAGGTGGGCACGGACCCAACCAAGATGGCCGTCAATCCAACTCGAAATGAGGTTTATGTCGCCAATGCTCAGTCGGGCACGATTTCAGTCATCAACGCCGACGCGAATCGTGTTGTTGCGACGATCGCGGTCCGTCATCGGCCATCTTTCATCACCGTTGAACCTACCGGACACCGTGCTTATGTTGCCAACTACGGCTCAAACAGCGTCAGCATCGTTGACCTTGACCTCCGGCGCGAAGTCTCCGTCGCAGGGGCTGGCGAACAACCCGTTCAGGTGCATATCTCTCCTGATGGCCGCACTCTCGTGGTCACGAATCATGGGAGCAACAGCGTGTCCGTCTTCGATCTGATTCCCTATAGCGCCGGTTCCCCAGCGTCTGCTTCAGTTACACATCTTCGCTCGACATTTTCCGGCTGTCCGGGAGCCGCAGACACGGTAATTTTGCCCGACTCCTCAAAGGCCTTCGTGGCCTGCTCCGCAGGGCATCAGGTGATGGCGCTGGGTCTGGCGGCAGCGCCTGGATCGTGGGCTGCCAAACAAAATCCTTCGCTTACGGCGGACCGCATGCTTGCGTTGCTGGACGTTGGGAAAATGCCGGTTCATCTTGCGATGAAGCCGGATGGCGGTGAAATTTTCGTCTCAAACTTCGATTCCGACAGCTTCTCGGAGATTGCTACCTGGACCAATGAAGTTGGGGGAACTTACTCGATTGGTAACAAGCCGGTGCGGGGGATCGTCAGCCGCGACAACAGCACGCTATGGGTCGCGAACTCGGGTGCTGATTCGATTGGGCTTTATAGCATTGACGATGGGAAGCTGGCTGGCAGCGTTCGTACGGGATCTTCGCCGGATGCGCTTGCGTTTTCGGCGGATGAGCATCTTTTGCTGGTTGCAGATACACATTCCGGGGATATTGCGGTGATTCGGACGGAAGGAAAGCAGGGGCCAGCGCTTTTTACTATTCTTCCGGCTGGAATTTCTCCCAACGACATCGTGGTTAAAGCGCTTCGAGAAAAATAG
- the ccsA gene encoding cytochrome c biogenesis protein CcsA produces the protein MEQRTPTLRNVAWLWFGISVAVLAFGFRQAIFLVPTDAAQGNVGRIFYYHVPIAMLSLIFPYVNFAASLFYLYWRRRDPLKALMADALALATAEVTVVYSSICLLTGMLWARATWGIWWTWDPRLTSMLLLWLLYVSYLMLRRFSSAGQTHTLAAVLSVFAAVDVPIVYMSIRWWRTQHPAPVFGGGPDSGVDPSMLPAFYWNLAGWTIWGICIVLFRFALERRRQFAEQEAALQAIEASLEIPQ, from the coding sequence ATGGAGCAGCGCACCCCCACTCTCCGCAATGTCGCCTGGCTCTGGTTCGGGATCAGCGTCGCCGTGCTCGCTTTCGGCTTCCGCCAAGCCATCTTCCTTGTCCCAACGGATGCGGCGCAAGGCAACGTCGGACGCATCTTCTATTACCACGTTCCGATCGCGATGTTGAGTCTGATCTTTCCCTACGTCAACTTCGCGGCCTCACTCTTCTACCTTTACTGGCGACGTCGAGACCCCTTGAAGGCTCTTATGGCGGACGCCTTGGCTCTCGCTACTGCCGAAGTGACGGTCGTCTATTCGAGCATCTGTCTGCTTACCGGCATGCTCTGGGCACGCGCAACTTGGGGCATCTGGTGGACGTGGGATCCACGCCTTACCAGCATGCTTTTGCTGTGGCTCCTCTATGTCAGCTATCTGATGCTGCGCAGATTTTCCTCTGCCGGCCAGACCCACACTCTTGCTGCCGTCCTCTCCGTCTTTGCCGCGGTAGACGTCCCCATTGTCTACATGTCCATCCGCTGGTGGCGCACCCAACACCCAGCCCCAGTATTCGGTGGTGGCCCTGACTCCGGCGTTGACCCCTCAATGCTTCCCGCTTTCTATTGGAATCTTGCCGGCTGGACTATATGGGGAATTTGTATCGTCTTATTCCGTTTCGCACTTGAGCGCCGCCGCCAATTCGCAGAGCAGGAAGCCGCTCTGCAGGCCATCGAAGCTTCTTTGGAGATTCCACAATGA